The genomic interval AGCTTAAATTTCCTGCCTCTGAGCGTCATCTCTTCACCACAAAACTGGCCGTGAAATGAGGCCTCTCCTGAGATAATGGGATCAATAAATAGCTCGGCGGGGCGCTGCTGCCGTTCTGTGGATCTTATTGATTCCTCATTTCTTTTATTCACGCAGTCAAGCTCTAATATGACAGAACAACTAGTGTGATTTATGCTCAAACCCCCTCTCTCATTAGTGAAACACTCAATCTAGttgctttttaaataaaagatgTTATTATATCTCAGAACTGATTGTTGtcatatatattataatactgCTGAATGGTTTAATTTGTAATTGAAGTAATTGGTTATCATAGCGGTCAGATAAATGTATGGGGGTGAGTATTTGTCACTAAAatatggaggaggagaagtcaGGCGAGACATAAATCTGAAATATTTAAGTATCAGTACTTCAGGTTTGTATTTAAGCACAGaacctgagtaaatgtacttcttTACTTctttactttccaccactgattttAACCAAACTgggtctttatttatttaagtacTACAGGAAGTAGAGAAATGAAGCAAGAGATGCCGCTGAGATAAGAGGCAGGAACACTCAGCATAAAGACAACTGATAAGATGTTATCAAAGGTCAAACGCTGCCTTCAGTCAGAACCACTTTGAGTCTGTCTGATGGTTCAGAGACAGACGGGCTGCACGGTGTGAGgaccgtgctgctgctgctgctgctgctgctgctgcagcgtgaGCCGACTGCAACCAACACACAGTATGGATTCTCCACTAACCCACTGACCTGCATTGCagaggcagttttttttttctttgctacGTGCTCTGTATGTTCAATGAGAAACGAAAGTCTTTAGCAATGCTGCCGTCTAGTGTTCACAGACGGTCACTGCACCGGGACCTGTTTGGTCTGCCTGCAACAAGAGGCGTCCTTCCTCACACAGAATAAAGTCTATTGTATCACCGGATTATGATttttgatgcattaatgtgttcttcactttaatgctgcagctggtcaAAGTGCAGATGATCTGAGTTACTTTATATACTGCAGgtcagtggaggaagaggagctcaGATCCTTCAGTAAATGCAGAAATACTATAGTCTAATAATACTCTATTACAGTTAAAGTCCTGACTTCGAGTTTAAGCAGTAGTATCATCAAAATGTACGTAAAGTATTGAAAGTAAAAGTCATTATTTGCAGACCAGCTCCTTTCACACTTATATATTATTAAAGAATTTCGTAtttttatcacaaaaaaatacataaaagagcattttaatgtttcacctcattgATGTGGAGCCAACTTTAGATACTTTGTACACTACAGAGTAGATTAGTAGTATAGTACTGCAttatatcatgtttttttttttattttttaacttaacTCGTGATTTaagtgtcaaataaatgcagcgGAGTAAAAATACAATGTTCCCCTGTAGTGTGAAAGGAGTATAAATATAAAGGAGCATAAGGTGGAAATATTGAAGTAAAGTACAGCacttaagtacaagtacaagcCACCTACTTGTCTACTTCTTGTCGACCACGGACTGAGACAATCAGAGGAACATATAAAACAAAGCTGATGTGAGTTTTATGAGGCTGAGCTGGGCGAGTATTAAATGATGTAGAACTCATAAAACCCTGTTACTGTGTTTAATTGTACTATAGAATGACTTGCATGTTTTAACATTGATTAAAGCCTTTAACTCTGTTACAGTGCCTGCCTTTGTTCAGTTGTGTGAAAAGTTaaattgttcatttaaaattaaAGTTAATGTCTAAATATGGTTTTAGTGTCATCATCACATTTCCAGTTCACATATCAGACTAACATGCACGGGCGAGACATTCACACAGTGTGACACGGTCAAACGTCAGGTCAGACTTTAACCTGACTGCCGACCGGCCCACAAGAACTTCCGGTtagacttttcaaaataaaactcccTTCGCCTTTATAGTCCCACTATCACACGCCCTTTGTAGAGTTCGCATTAAAGCTCATCCATCTTATATTTTGATATAACTTCAGTATGTTCCTTTAGCCTGGTGACACTTATTTTGCCCGTTTTACCTCTCTGAGCTTCAACcagtcatttaaatgaaatgccTCTCTTGGTcttaatgcaaaaaaaagttgggaaacactgcataAGTCCATAATAATATATCATATTTACAAGATTATCACAAGTATACTTGAATCTTAAAAGTAACCACTAAATTAAGTAAATTTGGTGAGGTAAAAAGCATGACATCACATTcaaaataagcacatatttacaaaaataaattgtaattaatcaaatatttttgtctttgtactgttttcaattgagtatttATGAAAAGAATTATCAAATCATctattatttattgtttcatttatgCTTCACACAGTCCCAAATTTTTCTTTATGACTTGCATTTAacggttttattttgaaggcaaaaaCAATCAAGTTCCGGTCCTCGGCCTCgctcctctgtgctgataaGCACATAAGCGTAACGTGATAGTCATCGCAGCAGTTGGGTCCTCCGTGGTCTGGACAGCAGACTCAGCGGACCGCAGCCGAACAACCGCTGAGCTTCCGTCCTCCCTCCGCGCCGGAAACATGTCGCTGAGCCGTTTGGAGAAGCTCCAGGTATGGCTCTTCAAGGCGGTCATGGGAGTCATCTTTGTGCTGTTCCGGCTCCTGTCCCCGCGGAGACCCGACGTGTCCGGGAAGAAGCTCCCGCCCGTCAGCAACCCGCTGCTGCTGGTGTCCGCGAGACAGCTCGCCAAGAAGATCCGGCGGAAAGAGGTGTGTACCCGGTCAAAGTCGGTAGCGACTGCGGCTGAACAGACGAGCTTTAGCGGGTTTGAGTTCAGGCTAATTGTCTCTTCATACGGTCACACCTGTGGAATAACAGCGTAACACACACCTGCGTTGCTTTATACGGAAGTAGCTATGTAGAAACACCTGTGCTCCTTCTTACAGGCTGCACAAAGCGGACTCTACACAAGCATCCTCCTTACAGCAACCCTGTCATGGGAAATGCAATATTAACTTTATTTAGACCGACAGGTGCAGGGGTTACTGTTTATTAAATTAAACACTAAGTTCATTATTAAGCCTCTCAAACCGTGCATTTATTGGTTTGCTGTATTGCACTGCAGGATGTGAAGCACGTGTTGCTTCTGTTAGAGCTGAAATGACGAGTAAATTAATTAGTTAGTTAATAATTTCAATCAGTTTCTGAGCTAGAATGCGTCAGTTTCGATTCACGAATGGGTCAAACCTATTTTATaatgggtgtgtgcgtgcgtgcgtgtgtgtgccacaAATCTCTAAATGTTGGGTTTCTGCAGGTGTCCAGCGTGGAGGTGGTGCAGGCGTACATTGACAGGATCCAGGAAGTCAACCCTCTGCTGAACGCCGTCGTAAAAGACAGGCAAGGCCTCGCTCCTCCTCCCCTGATGCTTTTGTCTCTTTATCTCCTTCAGCGATCAGTCGATCGAATCGAGTTGTTCGATGGAAAGTGAATTTTCCCTTTTAACTTGACTCCCGCACAAAATGTGCCTGTGAAGCTGTTGTTTCAACTATGACGCGTGATCTTAAAATCAAGCCTTTTAAATCAGGAATTAAGCAGAATTGGGTCAAATAGTTTATTTCTCCCTCCGTCCAGGTTCGACGCTGCCCTCCAGGAGGCGGCTCAGGTCGACAAGCTGATCGAGGAGGAGACCGGGggagaggaggtgctggaggaccGGCTGCCTTTACTGGGAGTCCCGCTGTCAGTCAAAGAGTCCTACGCCCTGCAGGGTAAGTCCCCGAAATCGAATCTGTCAGTCACTTGAAACCAGCGCGTTAAAAATCCACCCAGGAActcttcagcctcctcctcactgtgccGCGGTCAAGGTTTTCCCACGTTTCCGTCTCGCAGGCATGCCCTTCACGACCGGCATGATCTCCAGGCGAGGAGTCGTGGCCACCGTGGACGCGCCGCCGGTGGCCCTGCTGAAGAGAGCGGGCGCCATCCCGCTGGGCGTCACCAACACCAGCGAGCTGTGCATGTGGCTGGAGTCCCACAACCACCTGTACGGCATCACCAACAACGCGTACGACCTGGAGAGGATCCCAGGAGGAAGCTCAGGTCAGAGGCCGGCGTTGACTCCAGCAGCGTTCGTTCAGCGGCTGATGTTTCGGcctctttgctgtttgctgctcctGTTTTTTCCTGATAATCGTATCACGCTGCAGACGTACACACAGGCTCTCAAAGGAGGAAATCTGTTTACAGATCTCAGACGATTACTCTTTTGTTATGTTATATTTTTTATACAGTTTATAAGATTGTTAGCTGAAAGCAGGATGTGCTGTGGGTAATTGAAGGCTGAATATTGATGTCGTTGCTGTCTCCGTGATGTGGACGCCGAGGTTAAAGGCACCTTGTGGAGTTTATAATTTAACTGAGACTGTGGATACAGCAGAGCGCCCAGATGCTGCAGCtaatctctcctctctccctctttatctccccccgtcctcctcctgcctcagGCGGGGAGGCCAGCATACTGGCAGGAGCGGGCTCAGTCATCGGCGTGGGCTCCGACATCGGCGGCAGCATCCGAATACCTTGCTTCTTCAACGGGATATTTGGCCATAAAACGACTCCGGGTGAGAGGAGCTGAATGTTAAATGTATATTAATGCAGCCTGTGCTTGTtctgtgtgctgtctgatgGGCTGAGGCAGAACTAATATGATAATTAATCAAATGAGGAAGTGAACACAAAGTGGATCGGGTCACCTGCAGAGGATCATCGCCCGAACCTGCAGCGCTCATCAGATCGTctttgtctgcagctgtgaaaaagctctgaaaaccgTCTGCACACAGGCGTCCTTCAGGGTCTTGAAGGTTTGGAAAATGGttcattttttaattgtcaTGCTTTCAAGGTTAGAAATAAGCCTGAATTTGAACGCGCTGCTTGAAAAATGCTCGATCTTTCGACGTAATGAAGAGCTGGTGAAATAAACAGTGACAGTAAGGATTAGGGTATTGAAGAATTATgcaaaactttattttacagaGTTGCATTTATAGCAACAAATTAGATGTGATGATAAAGGCTTGGTTTAGGTACCTTGAAAGTGCTGGAAAAGTGTTTGAATTTTACTCTTGCGAAGCTGTATgaacactacctgctcagcagcagcagcagacagacataatTAGCATCTAGctgtgaacatagtggaacatttcacagctgGAGCGCCAGATAGTCACtgaggagttggtggagaccaaacacgGAGCTCAAAGAGAGCGAAAATTGGACTTGCGTTCATCGGGTGGACAGAAACACGTCTCCACATGAATGACGCTGCTGCTCTTCGCACAGCAGGCTTCATGTCactgtgttgtgtctgcaggcGTCGTGTCCTCTGAGAACCAGTTTCCGCCTTGCAGTGGCAGACAGACCGAGTACCTCAGCTGTGGTCCCATGTGCCGCTACGCCGAGGACCTGCTGCCCGTGCTCAAGATCATGGCGGGCCCCAACGCTCACATGTAAGAGCTCTGCTGGTGTACAGCTCACACAGTAGGTTCATACACAGGAGAGACACGTACGtggacacacacctgctgtgagAGGCTTACGTGCGTGcattcattcacaaaaatgttACCAAGCAAAGTCCTGCAAATAAGAGGTTTAGTTTCAAAGTAAGCTAATGAAAGTCCTAAAATCAAATCGAATTTTAATATCATACTTAAACTCCAAATTCACGCGCATGCAGGTGACTCAGCGCACACAAAACTCCAGCAGGCATCTGAAGGTGTGGGCCAAATTAGGTGCAAATAtggcagttaaaaaaaaaatctgtattcaCTATGCAGGATATGAGAGGAGGTAGCCTGAAGCTCAGTCTCATGTGCCTCACAGCGCAAAGAGTCACTTCAGCTGCGCTTGTTTGCCTGATTTGCTCCTCGCTCGTGTGTCCACAGGTTGTCTTTAAACACGAAGGTTGACTTGAAGAAGCTGCGGTTCTTCACCATCCCCCACGACGGCGGCTCTCTAATGGCGTACCCCGTCAGCAAAGAGCTCATGGAGGTTCAGAGGAAGGTCTGTCCGCAAGAGTCTGCAGATTTACAAAATGCGGCACGTCGGCGAGATTTTTAGAATTGAAATCATGTGACGTTCTCCAGGTGGTGGAGCGTCTGGAGGCCGACCTCGGGGTGAAGGTCCAGGAAGTGCGTTTCCCCGAGCTCCGCTACGGCTTCCAGATCTGGGACACCTACATGGGTCTGCCTGACAAAGATGGAAAGGTAGGTCGGCCTGACGGGCTCATCCAGAACGAGGTGAACAGTTCTGGACGGAGGCCAACGAGCGCTCTGCCGTTTTTCCGGGAATGAAGATAAACATCGTGGAATAATGTTTCGCTGTGACAGAAAGCAGGCCGAGTCGTGACTCACAGCTCCTGTTGTAGTCAGCTGCCCAGAAATGTCTCACTAATCTGTTTAGCTGCCCCCCTCCAGCCCCCTTCTCCCCGGGATTAAATCAGCGATTCCTCCGGTTTACCAGCtacaaaaagagacattttaagGTTAAATGGGGTCGAATATTTTtcaaaaagcaaagattaatGGCCAACTTCATGGAGcagaaatgactgttttctccctcaaCCCGTCAGATTCACTCTGTGACCCTCTGTAAGGGGTCTGAACTACAAGAGGAAAATGTTAAACATTGATGTGTGAATTTGAGCAGTCTAATATAAAACGATTGTTTTAAaacacctccctccctccctcagcctcctcagccgTTTCCTGAGCTGATGGGGGAGCCGGGACGACCCGTGTGGCCTCTGTGGGAGCTGCTGAAATGGATGATGGGAAAATCCAACCACACCATGGCTGCTATCGGTGAGCGTTCATTTGAGCTGGTATCCGTGAAGTTTGACTTTTACCTCGAGGCTGTTTTTGACCGCTTggcttcatttgtttgtatttgtctggGTGTGATTAAGCTCGCTGATGCTGTCATGCTCACCTTTGTTTCACGCTGCGTGTGTGGCGTCTTCAGGTTTGGCCCTGCTGGAGATGATCCACTCTTCGAAACCCTCGACCTTCATCATCCAACagaaggagaagctgcagaaggagatggaggagctgctggggaCTGACGGTGTTTGTCTTTACCCCGCACACCCCAGAGTGGCTCCCAAACACCACCACCCGCTCTTCAGGCCCGGCGACTTCGCCTACACAGGTGAGTCCTGCCCTCCAGCGTAGCAGCTAAGGTGACCTTCACGTGATCATTAAGGCTGATGGATCTTATTACAGGATCCTGACATTCTTCTCTACCTGCAGGTATAATCAA from Chaetodon auriga isolate fChaAug3 chromosome 24, fChaAug3.hap1, whole genome shotgun sequence carries:
- the faah2b gene encoding fatty-acid amide hydrolase 2-B, translated to MSLSRLEKLQVWLFKAVMGVIFVLFRLLSPRRPDVSGKKLPPVSNPLLLVSARQLAKKIRRKEVSSVEVVQAYIDRIQEVNPLLNAVVKDRFDAALQEAAQVDKLIEEETGGEEVLEDRLPLLGVPLSVKESYALQGMPFTTGMISRRGVVATVDAPPVALLKRAGAIPLGVTNTSELCMWLESHNHLYGITNNAYDLERIPGGSSGGEASILAGAGSVIGVGSDIGGSIRIPCFFNGIFGHKTTPGVVSSENQFPPCSGRQTEYLSCGPMCRYAEDLLPVLKIMAGPNAHMLSLNTKVDLKKLRFFTIPHDGGSLMAYPVSKELMEVQRKVVERLEADLGVKVQEVRFPELRYGFQIWDTYMGLPDKDGKPPQPFPELMGEPGRPVWPLWELLKWMMGKSNHTMAAIGLALLEMIHSSKPSTFIIQQKEKLQKEMEELLGTDGVCLYPAHPRVAPKHHHPLFRPGDFAYTGIINILGLPVTQCPLGLGEEGLPLGVQVIAGKLRDHLTLEVALYLEKTFGGWRDPGAK